The Solanum lycopersicum chromosome 6, SLM_r2.1 genome has a window encoding:
- the LOC101253195 gene encoding OVARIAN TUMOR DOMAIN-containing deubiquitinating enzyme 6, translating to MTRILVQRGSTGSSSSSSNQNRSSVSLPGSSASSSSASSQPQVSSTSQVPSALKDDELVGEFPETIVLDDVSVGSFNQKGDGDDASVESFSCDRSLLEEKIVDNEKVSDDAFVCGDSIKASSGLRVEVVENEGTSLLEPKGSYCPPPPPPPVPPPKPASLNPRPRKFSLGSSNAVRIGSSREFVGQTNVSTRTSPTGSRPSSPRSHSESEGYNSADEQSPNFGSSRNDVEREHQFEIDVRRSKGLEVKKMREDGNCLFRAVADQVYGDSEAYDLVRQMCIDYMERERDHFSQFITEGFTSYCKRKRRDKVYGNNVEIQALSEMYNRPIHIYSYSIEPMNTFHGSYNSDTPPIRLSYHHGNHYNSLVDPRRLSVGAGLGFSSLRGKNVDKDNVKAAIKAQQDQQIDNALLAEGRFYSDVELTEKEMERMVIEASRAEYIAHDNKFRQQLGRRESSTSGAEPSSSGTRSSGSEKRQEAGQELSSPDSAFNDCIQVMLSMGFSYPRVIEAYSIFGDDVDSMVCYLIETSCSSRRKGKATE from the exons ATGACAAGGATACTTGTCCAGAGAGGTTCTACAGGGTCTTCATCGTCATCGTCAAACCAGAACAGGTCGTCAGTGTCACTCCCTGGATCatctgcttcttcttcttcagctTCATCACAGCCACAGGTTTCTAGTACTAGTCAAGTGCCATCAGCTCTGAAAGATGATGAGTTGGTGGGAGAGTTTCCAGAAACAATTGTCTTGGATGATGTTTCAGTTGGTTCCTTCAATCAGAaaggtgatggtgatgatgctTCAGTAGAAAGTTTTAGCTGTGACCGAAGCCTCCTTGAAGAAAAGATTGTTGACAATGAGAAGGTTAGTGATGATGCTTTTGTCTGTGGGGACTCCATAAAAGCATCTAGTGGTTTAAGAGTTGAGGTAGTGGAAAATGAAGGTACTTCTCTGCTGGAGCCTAAAGGTAGTTATTGTCCACCTCCCCCTCCACCTCCTGTCCCACCTCCTAAACCTGCTTCACTTAACCCTAGACCAAGGAAATTTTCATTAGGTAGTTCAAATGCAGTACGGATAGGATCATCTAGGGAATTTGTTGGGCAGACCAATGTGTCAACTAGGACTTCACCTACTGGATCTAGGCCATCGTCTCCACGGTCACACAGCGAAAGTGAAGGTTATAATAGCGCAGATGAGCAGAGTCCCAACTTTGGATCCTCACGCAATGATGTG GAGAGAGAGCACCAGTTTGAAATTGATGTCAGAAGATCCAAAGGCTTAGAAGTTAAGAAAATGCGTGAAGATGGGAATTGCCTCTTCCGTGCAGTTGCTGACCAAGTATATGGTGATTCTGAAGCTTATGATTTGGTCAGGCAGATGTGCATCGACTACATG gagCGCGAAAGGGACCACTTCTCCCAGTTTATAACTGAAGGATTCACATCCTATTGCAAGAGGAAAAGGAGAGACAAG GTCTACGGCAACAACGTGGAGATCCAAGCATTATCTGAAATGTATAATCGCCCTATCCATATATATTCTTATAGCATTG AACCAATGAACACGTTCCATGGAAGTTATAACTCAGATACCCCTCCTATCCGTCTCAGTTATCATCATGGAAATCACTACAACTCCCTTGTCGATCCTCGGCGATTATCAGTTGGTGCTGGACTTGGGTTTAGCTCTTTGCGAGGG AAAAACGTCGACAAGGATAATGTAAAAGCTGCAATTAAAGCTCAACAGGACCAACAGATCGATAAC GCGCTTCTTGCTGAAGGACGCTTCTACTCAGATGTTGAGCTCACTGAAAAGGAGATGGAACGGATGGTGATTGAAGCTTCTAGGGCTGAGTATATTGCGCATGATAACAAGTTCCGGCAACAGCTTGGTCGTCGAGAATCTTCCACATCCGGTGCTGAACCATCATCTTCAGGAACTA GGTCATCAGGAAGTGAGAAACGGCAGGAAGCTGGGCAAGAGCTGAGTTCGCCAGATTCTGCCTTTAACGACTGCATCCAGGTTATGCTATCTATGGGTTTCAGCTATCCACGAGTGATTGAGGCTTATAGCATATTCGGCGATGATGTGGATTCCATGGTTTGTTACCTCATAGAAACCAGCTGTAGCAGCAGGCGCAAAGGAAAAGCAACTGAATGA